From Paracoccus aminovorans, one genomic window encodes:
- a CDS encoding I78 family peptidase inhibitor codes for MKRLLLLAPLCTLAACVEAEPPAPLPQSDGCQAAALHGLVGQPRAVLDRMKLPAAARVIGPRDAVTTDFRPDRMNFEIGENGLIAKIACY; via the coding sequence ATGAAACGGCTTCTTCTGCTGGCCCCGCTCTGCACGCTGGCCGCTTGCGTCGAGGCCGAGCCTCCGGCACCCTTGCCGCAGTCCGACGGCTGCCAGGCGGCGGCGCTCCACGGACTGGTGGGGCAACCGCGCGCGGTTCTGGACCGGATGAAGCTTCCTGCGGCGGCCAGGGTGATCGGACCCCGCGACGCGGTGACGACGGATTTCCGTCCCGACCGCATGAATTTCGAGATCGGCGAAAACGGCCTGATCGCGAAGATCGCCTGCTACTGA